The following are encoded in a window of Legionella geestiana genomic DNA:
- a CDS encoding recombination-associated protein RdgC: MWFNNAIVFQYELEEAADLNELLAHERLKPCPPHARSVTGWMPAFADELVMEIAGCALFCMGREERILPRGVINRLLAERIEALEAQQGRRVKRAEKAQMAEDLEFELLPKSFCVQKKMQAFLDTSAKRLVVNTASGTQASQLMALLRKTIPGIRFEPLHIPDTLAQRFAAWLNDPSTLPANFALAADCQLFALDNEKKRFSCKGCELPADEVLALLDKGLAASEVSLIWNERVQFSLTTDLTLKRLKCLDYLVDEFSEIRELEEEYLQRDAELALLSGELRSLVNALLAGLTDTATETAVPEEAVV, translated from the coding sequence ATGTGGTTTAACAACGCGATTGTGTTTCAGTATGAGCTTGAGGAAGCTGCGGATTTAAATGAACTGCTGGCTCATGAACGGCTTAAGCCCTGTCCGCCGCATGCCCGCTCAGTGACTGGCTGGATGCCGGCGTTTGCTGATGAACTGGTGATGGAAATCGCAGGATGCGCCCTTTTTTGCATGGGGCGGGAAGAGCGGATTCTGCCGCGCGGCGTGATTAATCGCCTGCTTGCTGAACGCATTGAGGCGCTTGAGGCGCAGCAGGGGCGGCGCGTTAAGCGTGCTGAAAAAGCGCAAATGGCTGAAGATCTTGAGTTTGAACTGCTGCCAAAATCGTTTTGTGTGCAGAAAAAAATGCAGGCGTTTCTTGATACGAGCGCCAAACGCCTTGTCGTTAATACGGCTAGCGGCACGCAAGCCTCGCAACTGATGGCGCTTTTACGAAAAACCATTCCAGGTATCCGCTTTGAGCCGCTTCACATTCCCGACACTCTGGCTCAACGCTTTGCCGCATGGCTCAATGACCCCTCAACCTTACCTGCCAACTTTGCGCTGGCCGCTGACTGCCAGCTGTTTGCGCTCGACAATGAGAAAAAGCGTTTCAGCTGCAAGGGCTGCGAATTGCCGGCCGATGAAGTGCTGGCTCTGCTTGATAAAGGCCTTGCCGCATCGGAAGTCTCTTTGATTTGGAATGAGCGCGTGCAGTTTTCGCTGACGACCGATCTTACCCTGAAGCGTCTGAAGTGCCTTGATTATCTTGTGGATGAGTTCAGTGAAATTCGTGAGCTTGAAGAAGAATACCTGCAACGGGATGCCGAGCTTGCCCTGCTTTCAGGAGAGCTGCGTTCACTCGTCAATGCGCTGCTTGCAGGCCTTACAGACACAGCGACTGAAACGGCAGTGCCTGAAGAAGCGGTCGTTTAA
- a CDS encoding YchJ family protein, whose translation MTAAMPHCLCGSLMPYEGCCEPYHTHVTAAPTPEALMRSRYTAFVLGNIDWIQASMKGAPLEGFDANAARLWTSSVTWLGLEVLNAGTQDATHGTVEFIARFLERDALVLMHEISEFEQENGRWLYVNGRAGAMASHKKIPLNAACPCGSQRKFKNCHSKRSRT comes from the coding sequence ATGACTGCTGCAATGCCCCATTGCCTCTGTGGCTCACTTATGCCCTATGAGGGCTGTTGTGAGCCGTATCATACTCATGTTACGGCCGCTCCAACTCCTGAAGCATTGATGCGTTCACGCTACACCGCTTTTGTGCTTGGAAATATTGACTGGATTCAGGCGTCCATGAAAGGCGCGCCTCTCGAGGGGTTTGATGCTAACGCCGCTCGCCTGTGGACGTCCTCAGTCACCTGGCTTGGCCTTGAAGTGCTTAATGCAGGCACGCAGGATGCAACGCATGGTACGGTTGAGTTTATCGCGCGCTTTCTTGAGCGGGATGCTCTGGTCTTGATGCACGAAATCAGCGAATTTGAGCAGGAAAACGGCCGTTGGTTGTATGTAAATGGCCGGGCGGGGGCGATGGCGTCCCACAAAAAAATTCCGCTCAATGCGGCCTGTCCCTGCGGGAGTCAGCGTAAGTTTAAGAATTGCCACAGTAAACGCTCAAGGACGTAA
- a CDS encoding outer membrane protein assembly factor BamD yields the protein MKRFQGLLLFVLVLGLTSCKSWWKKDELEDNGPFKGMTATALFVESKKYLDKDEYASAIKRLEALESMYPFSKYAERAQMNLIYAYYKNEEYPAAAATAERFIHLYPRAPHVDYAWYMKGLANFQQTRGVFANFLPMDESWRDPGTQTQAFTDFSLFVARFPESKYRPNAQQHLIYLRNEFAERELKTAKYYYSRSMYVAAASRASYVVKNYQQAPAAKDALAVLYHANKALGLEKAAADALAVYQATWHQTPDEPHFVR from the coding sequence ATGAAGCGTTTTCAGGGGCTGCTGCTTTTTGTGCTGGTGCTTGGCTTGACATCGTGCAAGAGCTGGTGGAAGAAGGATGAGCTTGAGGATAACGGGCCGTTTAAAGGGATGACGGCAACAGCGCTCTTTGTCGAGTCGAAAAAATACCTCGACAAGGATGAATATGCCAGCGCCATCAAACGCCTCGAGGCGCTTGAGTCCATGTATCCTTTCAGCAAATATGCAGAACGCGCGCAGATGAACCTCATTTATGCCTACTATAAAAATGAGGAATACCCCGCAGCAGCCGCCACCGCCGAACGTTTTATCCATTTATATCCGCGAGCGCCGCACGTTGACTATGCCTGGTACATGAAAGGGCTTGCGAACTTCCAGCAGACACGCGGCGTGTTCGCCAACTTCCTGCCCATGGACGAATCCTGGCGTGACCCAGGCACTCAGACACAGGCGTTCACGGATTTCAGCCTCTTTGTGGCGCGCTTTCCTGAAAGTAAATACCGTCCAAACGCCCAGCAGCACCTGATTTATCTGCGCAATGAATTTGCCGAACGCGAGCTTAAAACGGCTAAATACTACTATTCGCGCAGCATGTACGTTGCCGCTGCGAGCCGCGCGTCTTATGTCGTGAAAAACTACCAGCAGGCACCGGCTGCCAAAGATGCGCTCGCCGTTCTTTACCATGCCAACAAAGCACTTGGCCTTGAAAAAGCCGCTGCTGATGCGCTGGCTGTATATCAGGCGACCTGGCATCAAACGCCTGATGAGCCTCATTTTGTGCGCTAG
- a CDS encoding alpha/beta hydrolase, with amino-acid sequence MKEILQFAVLMVIVLMLLVYVFQRQLIYFPSREMPRREDYQAEDMRVVTLHTRDGLRLQSWFKAPKAGLPVILYLHGNAGHIGYRMPFARQLLEAGFGLLQLEYRGYGGNEGHPTEAGLYEDARAGMRFLESEHLSDSGIVVFGESLGTAVATQIALENQFCAVILQSPFTSLSHLARYHYPWALIPPWDRYDSLERIGRMHAPLLIVHGLQDAIVPYAHGKTLYQAANAPKKMLSFTQAGHNTLWSAPEFSRHVIDFIKSHCAERQGNGMSVNVKNG; translated from the coding sequence ATGAAAGAAATCCTGCAATTTGCTGTACTGATGGTCATCGTGCTGATGCTCCTCGTATATGTTTTTCAGCGGCAACTGATATATTTCCCGTCACGGGAAATGCCGCGGCGTGAGGACTATCAGGCAGAGGACATGCGGGTGGTGACGCTTCATACCCGTGATGGCTTGCGCTTACAATCCTGGTTTAAGGCGCCGAAAGCAGGCCTGCCGGTTATTTTGTACCTGCACGGCAATGCGGGACACATTGGCTATCGAATGCCGTTTGCAAGACAGTTGCTAGAGGCGGGCTTTGGTCTCTTGCAGCTTGAGTATCGAGGTTATGGCGGTAATGAAGGGCATCCCACGGAAGCCGGTTTGTATGAGGACGCACGTGCCGGAATGCGCTTTCTTGAAAGTGAACACCTCTCTGACTCAGGGATTGTCGTGTTTGGGGAGTCGCTCGGTACGGCTGTAGCCACGCAGATTGCACTGGAAAATCAGTTTTGCGCCGTGATACTGCAATCGCCTTTTACCTCCTTAAGCCATCTTGCGCGCTACCACTATCCATGGGCGCTGATACCGCCCTGGGACCGCTATGATTCGCTTGAGCGGATAGGGCGCATGCATGCGCCACTTTTGATAGTGCATGGCCTGCAGGATGCAATCGTGCCCTACGCGCATGGAAAGACGTTATATCAGGCCGCAAACGCGCCAAAAAAAATGTTGAGTTTCACGCAGGCAGGGCATAACACATTGTGGAGTGCGCCAGAATTTTCGCGGCATGTTATTGATTTCATCAAATCGCACTGCGCCGAAAGGCAGGGCAATGGTATGAGTGTTAACGTAAAAAATGGGTAA
- a CDS encoding SDR family oxidoreductase, producing MQTGRDKTALVTGASHGIGQALSMRLLESGWNVFGCGRDEKSLEALQARFPQFRPLQADFTSNHDLNAVVRVITESNVPLSLLVHSAGVKSAPRPLTQYDCESLDEELLVNLLAPMKLSAMLATLMPPESRILFLTSRAASLTLEEVAPYCASKAGLDSLAAVLRKELASAGIGVCSVIPGEVNTGMQKTLRETRSFHLHTQFEHAFKEERLIAPEVCAQFLEWLLCRCPFVDFSTRDMPISIYDEWHHPFWLIDAKQLPPFPFG from the coding sequence ATGCAAACGGGCAGGGATAAAACGGCACTGGTGACGGGGGCGAGCCACGGGATAGGTCAGGCACTTTCCATGCGGCTTCTTGAAAGCGGCTGGAACGTGTTTGGCTGCGGGCGGGATGAAAAAAGCCTTGAAGCGCTGCAGGCACGCTTTCCACAATTTCGCCCGCTGCAGGCAGATTTTACCTCCAATCATGATTTAAACGCGGTAGTGCGCGTGATTACTGAGTCCAATGTGCCTCTTTCGCTGCTTGTGCATTCTGCAGGCGTTAAAAGCGCGCCACGCCCCTTGACGCAATACGATTGCGAGAGTTTAGACGAAGAGCTGCTCGTCAATCTGCTGGCACCGATGAAGCTCAGCGCAATGCTTGCCACGCTTATGCCACCGGAATCACGCATCCTTTTTTTGACCTCAAGAGCCGCCAGCCTGACACTCGAGGAAGTGGCTCCTTATTGCGCCAGTAAGGCCGGACTGGATTCGCTTGCCGCTGTGTTGCGCAAGGAACTGGCTTCTGCCGGAATTGGGGTTTGCAGTGTTATCCCGGGCGAAGTGAATACCGGCATGCAAAAAACCCTGCGCGAAACACGGTCGTTTCATCTGCATACTCAATTTGAACATGCGTTTAAAGAAGAGCGATTAATTGCCCCTGAAGTCTGTGCACAATTTCTGGAATGGTTGCTTTGCCGCTGTCCGTTTGTAGATTTCTCGACACGCGATATGCCGATTTCCATTTATGACGAATGGCATCATCCGTTCTGGCTTATAGACGCAAAGCAGCTGCCGCCGTTTCCATTTGGTTGA
- the kdsA gene encoding 3-deoxy-8-phosphooctulonate synthase → MKLCGFEVGLNAPLFVIAGPCVIESETLALETAGTLRDICRELEIPFIYKSSFDKANRSSQSSFRGPGLEKGLQILEKVRREVGVSVLTDVHEDTPLPEVASVVDVLQTPAFLCRQTNFINRVAALQKPVNIKKGQFLAPWEMQHVVAKARATGNEHIMVCERGVSFGYNNLVSDMRSLAIMRDTGCPVVYDATHSVQLPGGNNGVSGGQREFVPVLARAAVAAGISGIFMETHPNPDKALSDGPNSWPLDRMRELLETLKELDAVFKRRGEL, encoded by the coding sequence ATGAAACTCTGTGGATTTGAGGTTGGGCTTAATGCGCCCCTTTTTGTGATTGCAGGTCCGTGTGTGATTGAAAGCGAGACACTGGCGCTTGAAACGGCCGGAACATTGCGTGACATCTGCCGGGAACTTGAGATTCCGTTTATTTATAAATCGTCCTTTGACAAGGCAAACCGTTCTTCTCAGAGCAGCTTCAGGGGGCCAGGCCTTGAGAAGGGGCTGCAGATTCTTGAAAAAGTCCGCCGGGAAGTGGGGGTTTCGGTTTTGACGGATGTGCATGAAGACACCCCTCTGCCAGAAGTCGCGAGTGTTGTAGATGTGCTGCAGACCCCGGCGTTTTTATGCCGCCAGACCAACTTTATTAACCGTGTGGCGGCCCTGCAAAAGCCTGTTAACATCAAAAAAGGGCAGTTCCTGGCGCCATGGGAAATGCAGCACGTTGTCGCCAAAGCTCGAGCCACGGGAAATGAACACATCATGGTGTGCGAGCGTGGGGTAAGTTTTGGCTACAATAACCTTGTTTCTGACATGCGCTCGCTTGCCATCATGCGCGATACCGGGTGTCCGGTTGTCTATGACGCCACCCATTCCGTGCAGCTTCCGGGGGGGAATAATGGTGTCTCTGGCGGGCAGCGGGAATTTGTACCGGTACTGGCACGTGCCGCGGTCGCGGCGGGCATTTCCGGCATTTTTATGGAGACCCATCCGAATCCTGATAAAGCGTTGAGCGATGGCCCTAACAGCTGGCCGCTTGACCGCATGCGCGAGCTTTTGGAAACGCTTAAAGAACTCGATGCCGTATTTAAGCGGCGCGGGGAGCTGTAG
- a CDS encoding CTP synthase: MTNYLFITGGVVSSLGKGIAAASLAAILEARGLRVTLVKLDPYINVDPGTMSPFQHGEVFVTQDGAETDLDLGHYERFVRTVMSKRNNFTSGRIYENVIHKERRGDYLGTTVQVIPHITNEIKRCIKLGAEGYDVAMIEIGGTVGDIESLPFLEAIRQMRMELGAQRTLFIHLTLVPYIATSGETKTKPTQHSVKELRSIGIQPDILICRSEKPLTDADRAKIALYTNVEKEGVITLQDAKSIYQIPMILHDQGLDEIVVRKMGLTIRPADLHEWQQVVEKQAIQTATVKVAMVGKYTELNDAYKSINEALLHAGIHTETRVEIVYIDAELIEQHGTQVLSTVDAILVPGGFGERGVEGKIAAIGYAREQGVPFLGICLGMQTAVIEFARNVLHLKGANSSEFDKQTVYPVVGLVTEWQEEGGTRQTRDESANLGGTMRLGAQRCQLAPDTLARKVYGDAEIIERHRHRYEVNNQYVEALVEAGLVVSGRSADGSLVEMVELPNHPWFLACQFHPEFTSTPRDGHPLFTAFVLAARTFHQSGKKA; this comes from the coding sequence ATGACGAATTATCTTTTCATTACCGGCGGTGTGGTTTCATCCCTTGGAAAAGGGATTGCCGCAGCATCGCTTGCTGCCATTCTTGAGGCACGCGGTCTCAGGGTCACGCTGGTCAAGCTTGACCCCTATATCAACGTAGACCCGGGCACCATGAGTCCGTTTCAACACGGAGAAGTGTTCGTAACCCAGGATGGCGCAGAAACCGACCTTGATCTTGGGCATTATGAGCGCTTTGTGCGTACCGTGATGAGCAAGCGCAATAATTTCACCTCCGGGCGCATCTATGAAAATGTGATTCATAAAGAGCGTCGCGGCGATTATCTCGGCACAACCGTGCAGGTGATTCCGCACATCACCAACGAAATCAAGCGGTGCATCAAACTGGGCGCGGAAGGATATGATGTCGCAATGATTGAAATTGGCGGCACGGTAGGGGACATTGAATCGCTGCCGTTTCTTGAAGCCATCCGTCAGATGCGCATGGAGCTTGGTGCACAGCGTACCCTCTTTATCCACCTGACGCTGGTGCCCTATATCGCCACGTCCGGTGAAACCAAAACCAAACCCACCCAGCACTCGGTGAAGGAGCTGCGCTCAATTGGTATTCAGCCGGATATCCTGATTTGCCGTTCAGAAAAACCGCTGACAGATGCTGACCGCGCCAAAATCGCGCTCTATACCAACGTCGAGAAAGAAGGCGTGATTACGCTGCAGGACGCCAAATCCATTTATCAAATCCCGATGATTCTGCATGACCAGGGGCTTGATGAAATCGTGGTGCGCAAGATGGGGCTGACCATCCGGCCTGCTGATTTGCATGAATGGCAACAGGTGGTTGAAAAGCAGGCGATACAGACAGCCACCGTTAAAGTAGCGATGGTGGGTAAATATACCGAATTGAATGACGCGTACAAGTCCATCAATGAGGCGCTTCTGCATGCCGGTATTCACACTGAAACACGTGTAGAAATCGTCTATATCGATGCCGAGCTGATTGAACAGCACGGTACGCAGGTGTTAAGCACGGTTGACGCCATTCTAGTGCCCGGCGGCTTTGGAGAGCGCGGCGTAGAGGGTAAAATCGCGGCCATTGGATATGCGCGCGAGCAGGGTGTACCCTTTCTTGGCATCTGTCTTGGCATGCAGACGGCGGTTATTGAATTTGCCCGTAATGTACTGCACCTTAAGGGCGCGAACTCTTCGGAATTTGATAAACAGACGGTTTATCCGGTGGTGGGCCTTGTCACAGAATGGCAGGAAGAGGGCGGCACGCGACAGACGCGCGATGAATCCGCAAACCTTGGCGGCACCATGCGGCTTGGCGCGCAGCGTTGCCAGCTTGCCCCTGATACCCTTGCACGAAAGGTTTATGGGGATGCGGAAATTATTGAGCGTCATCGTCACCGTTATGAAGTGAATAACCAGTATGTGGAAGCGCTGGTTGAGGCTGGTCTGGTCGTGTCCGGGCGTTCAGCTGATGGCTCGCTCGTTGAAATGGTTGAACTCCCGAACCATCCCTGGTTTCTCGCCTGTCAGTTCCACCCGGAATTCACCTCCACCCCAAGGGATGGACATCCGCTCTTTACAGCGTTTGTTCTTGCGGCACGCACCTTTCACCAGTCAGGTAAAAAAGCATGA
- a CDS encoding bifunctional 3,4-dihydroxy-2-butanone-4-phosphate synthase/GTP cyclohydrolase II, translated as MKKNPFMAVETALETLRAGNMVILVDDENRENEGDLVIAADRVTPEAITFMARKACGLICLSMAPEMTDRLGLTMMASRNRSPYGTAFTVSIEAASGVSTGISAADRARTVQVAVDPASTHLDLISPGHIFPLRACARGVFERQGQTEGSVDLARLAGLTPAAVICEIMNEDGSMSRFEQLMQFSKKHKIPLVSVRDVADYRVRHETLIEAVASVHMPLARHGDFTMTLFANQIDNAEHFVLTRPTVNADEPPLVRIHSECLTGDMLGSSRCDCGAQLEQSLERINREGGALIYLRQEGRGIGLANKLKAYALQEKGLDTVDANLHLGLPVDNREYAIAYQILKHLGIDTLRLITNNPKKVEALEHFGLKVSKRVSLPVHLTPENSGYLKTKQQKMGHLLALEPKP; from the coding sequence ATGAAGAAAAACCCGTTTATGGCCGTAGAAACGGCACTGGAAACGCTGCGTGCCGGTAACATGGTTATCCTTGTCGATGATGAAAACCGAGAAAATGAGGGTGATCTTGTCATCGCGGCTGACCGGGTTACGCCTGAAGCCATCACGTTTATGGCGCGAAAGGCCTGCGGGCTCATTTGCCTCTCAATGGCACCTGAAATGACCGACCGCCTTGGTTTGACGATGATGGCGTCTCGCAACCGCTCACCGTACGGCACGGCCTTTACCGTGTCCATTGAAGCGGCAAGCGGCGTATCAACGGGCATTTCCGCGGCTGACCGCGCGCGCACGGTACAGGTGGCCGTTGACCCGGCGAGCACGCACCTTGACCTTATTTCGCCCGGTCATATTTTTCCACTGCGCGCCTGCGCACGCGGTGTGTTCGAGCGTCAGGGGCAAACCGAGGGCAGTGTTGATCTTGCGCGTCTGGCAGGTCTGACGCCGGCGGCGGTTATCTGCGAAATCATGAATGAAGATGGCAGCATGAGCCGTTTCGAACAGCTCATGCAATTTTCAAAAAAGCATAAAATACCCCTCGTGAGTGTGCGTGATGTTGCTGATTACCGTGTTCGTCACGAAACGCTGATAGAAGCCGTTGCCAGCGTGCACATGCCACTTGCCCGTCACGGGGATTTTACCATGACGCTTTTTGCCAATCAGATAGATAATGCTGAACATTTTGTGCTGACGCGGCCTACTGTCAATGCCGATGAACCGCCACTGGTGCGCATTCATTCCGAATGCCTGACAGGCGACATGCTCGGTTCATCGCGCTGCGACTGCGGTGCGCAGCTTGAACAGTCGCTCGAGCGCATCAACCGCGAGGGAGGAGCGCTGATTTATCTTCGCCAGGAAGGCCGCGGCATTGGGCTTGCCAACAAACTCAAAGCCTATGCGTTGCAGGAAAAGGGGCTTGATACGGTCGATGCGAATCTGCACCTTGGATTGCCGGTTGATAACCGCGAGTATGCGATTGCTTACCAAATCCTCAAGCATCTTGGAATTGACACCCTGCGCCTCATCACCAACAATCCCAAAAAAGTGGAAGCGCTGGAGCATTTTGGCCTGAAAGTCAGCAAGCGCGTTTCCCTCCCGGTGCACCTTACCCCTGAAAACAGCGGGTACCTTAAAACCAAACAACAGAAAATGGGCCACTTGCTGGCTTTGGAGCCCAAGCCATGA
- a CDS encoding riboflavin synthase encodes MFTGLVEGRGEVVFNSPVDGGHRLGIVPQVDMPLVLGESIAVNGVCLTLAAYEGRVLYFDLAPETLRATTLETYEPGFHVNLERAMSTEGRFGGHMVTGHVDTTARVLDMRAEGESRWMRLGHFGVAPAAFLVPKGSLTVDGVSLTIQSADVHTAEFALIPHTLAVTTLSRLQEGSRVNIEFDYICRIVAHQLQWARQLNTEVCA; translated from the coding sequence ATGTTTACAGGTCTTGTGGAAGGGCGCGGTGAAGTGGTTTTTAACAGCCCTGTTGACGGCGGGCATCGCCTTGGCATTGTGCCGCAGGTTGATATGCCGCTGGTACTTGGCGAGAGTATTGCCGTCAATGGCGTGTGCCTGACACTCGCAGCATATGAGGGACGTGTGCTTTACTTTGATTTGGCACCTGAAACCCTGCGCGCCACAACGCTCGAAACGTATGAGCCTGGTTTTCATGTGAATCTGGAGCGGGCCATGTCGACAGAAGGGCGATTTGGCGGTCATATGGTCACGGGGCATGTAGATACAACGGCCAGGGTTCTAGACATGCGTGCTGAGGGAGAGAGTCGATGGATGCGCCTTGGCCATTTTGGCGTGGCGCCTGCGGCTTTTCTGGTGCCAAAGGGCAGCCTTACGGTCGATGGTGTCAGCCTTACGATTCAGTCTGCCGATGTGCACACTGCAGAGTTTGCGCTCATACCGCATACGCTTGCCGTGACCACGCTTTCGCGCCTTCAGGAAGGTTCGCGTGTAAACATTGAATTTGACTATATCTGCCGTATTGTGGCTCACCAGCTTCAATGGGCGAGGCAATTGAATACTGAGGTTTGTGCATGA
- the ribD gene encoding bifunctional diaminohydroxyphosphoribosylaminopyrimidine deaminase/5-amino-6-(5-phosphoribosylamino)uracil reductase RibD, whose product MHEQYLLAALEQAWLGRGRCAPNPAVGAVAVANGHILAKAFHPGAGQAHAEVLLLAQFPSGTPEVTVYVTLEPCNHWGKTPPCVDALIRHGVSRVVYGYRDPHPLVAHHNTPELLSAAGIEVIFCPLPEIDEFYTSYCHWVQSGLPRVTVKTAQTFDGRIAGHGGKAIHITNDSTDRFTHTQRLYADVILSTARTIATDNPALNARLDGRIHGRPVAILDSQGTMSVNARLLETASHVYLFHRKDACVPAHPRISAYPVPGEGEFLDLRAVFAKLGELGFQDVWVEAGATLFASLHREALVARTYLILVPRVLGESAVAAFTDADIFARPHTVSWQESGNNMIACFDWQEG is encoded by the coding sequence ATGCACGAACAATATCTGCTGGCGGCCCTTGAGCAAGCCTGGCTGGGTCGTGGCCGCTGTGCCCCAAACCCTGCCGTAGGCGCTGTGGCTGTAGCCAATGGCCATATCCTTGCTAAAGCCTTCCATCCAGGCGCCGGACAGGCGCATGCAGAAGTGTTATTGTTAGCACAATTTCCCTCGGGAACGCCAGAGGTCACGGTCTATGTGACCCTTGAGCCGTGTAACCACTGGGGTAAAACGCCCCCCTGCGTCGATGCGCTGATTCGACACGGGGTTTCCCGCGTGGTGTATGGGTACCGTGACCCGCATCCGCTGGTGGCGCACCACAATACCCCGGAGCTGCTAAGCGCGGCTGGCATCGAGGTTATATTCTGCCCGTTGCCCGAGATTGACGAATTTTACACCAGTTACTGCCATTGGGTACAGTCCGGTCTGCCTCGTGTGACCGTAAAAACAGCACAAACGTTTGACGGGCGCATTGCAGGGCACGGCGGCAAAGCCATTCATATCACCAATGATTCCACTGACCGCTTTACCCACACGCAGCGGTTATACGCTGATGTCATTTTGAGCACGGCGCGCACCATTGCCACTGATAACCCGGCCCTGAACGCGCGACTGGATGGCCGCATACACGGTCGTCCGGTCGCCATACTTGACAGCCAGGGTACAATGTCTGTGAATGCGCGCCTGCTTGAAACTGCATCGCATGTGTATCTTTTTCATCGAAAAGACGCGTGCGTGCCAGCGCATCCACGCATTTCAGCGTATCCGGTACCAGGTGAGGGAGAGTTCCTTGACCTTCGCGCCGTGTTCGCCAAGCTCGGGGAGCTTGGGTTTCAGGATGTCTGGGTAGAAGCAGGCGCTACGCTGTTTGCGAGCCTGCACCGTGAGGCGCTTGTGGCTCGCACCTACCTTATTCTGGTGCCGCGGGTTTTAGGGGAAAGTGCAGTTGCCGCTTTTACTGACGCGGATATTTTTGCGCGCCCGCATACGGTTTCCTGGCAGGAATCGGGCAACAATATGATAGCATGCTTCGACTGGCAGGAGGGCTGA
- a CDS encoding M48 family metalloprotease — MKSCVTGLLLFTFCSRLFAFSAYSNEELEELEKQFVEQINQSDAVERAPLARQYLNQLGQRLARQGHTTVPSFFIVKSNEINAFAGPGGHIGINTQLILATENESELASVMAHEIAHVRQHHLYRSFEHQKQMRVPMLASLLAAAALGAINPTLASGAMMASLTGFAQDNVNFTRSSEKEADRIGIDMLTRAGFDPRGMVRFFKKMQENSRYYYTDNIPAILRTHPLDEDRIAEAEDRIRKSTGNGVGDSPDYAFFREYIRVLTSGDTKRLLDFYQGRCNAKIPSAACQYGHAIALLQASRYQEALDRLRPLLAANPNNLYPLLSTAEAEEGLHQFAPALTRLQEATVNFPNNYAVMMAYAEGLAAAGKNLEASSAYLKASRIFPKDLPLCEALSRAQARAHFEGLAYFTRARCLLLQGRHRDAMRQLEQARLNAGKNHLLKAQVSALKEEIRFMADKRL; from the coding sequence TTGAAATCCTGTGTTACCGGGTTACTGCTCTTTACCTTCTGCTCGCGCCTGTTCGCGTTTTCCGCCTATTCCAACGAAGAACTGGAAGAGCTTGAAAAACAGTTTGTGGAACAAATCAACCAGTCGGATGCCGTTGAACGCGCTCCGCTCGCACGCCAGTACCTGAACCAGCTGGGTCAGCGCCTTGCCCGTCAGGGGCACACGACAGTACCATCATTTTTTATCGTAAAATCCAATGAAATCAACGCCTTTGCGGGACCTGGCGGCCATATCGGCATTAATACGCAACTGATTCTTGCGACCGAAAATGAAAGTGAGCTGGCATCGGTCATGGCACACGAAATCGCGCACGTCCGCCAGCATCACCTCTATCGAAGCTTTGAGCATCAGAAACAGATGCGCGTCCCCATGCTCGCCTCACTGCTCGCCGCCGCCGCACTTGGCGCCATTAACCCCACACTCGCCAGTGGCGCAATGATGGCTTCCCTCACGGGATTTGCTCAGGATAATGTCAATTTCACCCGTTCAAGCGAGAAAGAAGCCGACCGGATTGGCATTGACATGCTGACGCGTGCCGGCTTTGACCCGCGCGGCATGGTACGTTTTTTCAAAAAAATGCAGGAGAATTCGCGCTATTACTATACCGACAACATCCCCGCCATTTTAAGAACCCACCCGCTTGACGAAGACCGTATTGCCGAAGCAGAAGACCGCATCCGAAAAAGCACGGGAAACGGAGTTGGCGACTCGCCGGATTACGCGTTCTTTCGCGAATACATTCGCGTACTGACTTCGGGCGACACCAAGCGTCTCCTTGATTTTTATCAGGGACGCTGTAATGCCAAAATTCCGTCTGCAGCATGCCAGTACGGCCATGCCATCGCCCTGCTGCAGGCCAGCCGCTATCAGGAAGCGCTCGACAGACTGCGCCCCTTGCTTGCCGCCAATCCCAATAACCTCTACCCGCTTTTAAGCACGGCAGAAGCCGAAGAGGGCCTGCATCAGTTTGCCCCGGCACTGACGCGCCTGCAGGAGGCCACGGTCAACTTTCCCAATAATTATGCCGTAATGATGGCCTATGCCGAGGGACTTGCCGCTGCCGGGAAAAATCTCGAAGCCTCGAGCGCTTATCTTAAGGCTTCAAGGATATTCCCCAAAGACCTGCCGCTGTGCGAAGCCCTCTCGCGTGCTCAGGCGCGCGCGCATTTCGAGGGCCTTGCCTATTTCACCCGCGCCCGCTGCCTGCTGCTGCAGGGCCGCCACCGAGATGCCATGCGCCAGCTTGAGCAGGCGCGCCTTAACGCCGGAAAAAACCACCTGCTGAAAGCGCAGGTGTCGGCGTTGAAGGAGGAGATTCGCTTTATGGCAGACAAGCGGCTGTAA